In Candidatus Desulfatibia profunda, the DNA window TATTTGATGCCCTTTTAAAATTTGAAACGCTCAGCTCCGGTTTCAATAACGCTTAGTTTAGGCCTTTACAATTCCTATAGATATTGATAAGTTGGCTTAGATAAAAGCAGGCGTTTAATAATTGGAGACATTTAATGAAAATCCTCGATGAAATAAAAAAAACAATAAACGAACACAAATTATATCTTGAAGAAAAATATAATGTAAAATCCATGGGTATTTTCGGTTCCTATTTAAGAGGAGAACAAAGCGGCCAAAGCGATATCGATATCCTGATAGAATTTCACAATCCAGTTGATTTATTTGAATTCATTAAATTAGAGAATTATTTAAGTGAAATATTAGGCGTTAAAGTTGACCTCGTTATGAAGGATACTTTGAAGCCGCGCATAAAGGATCGAATATTGA includes these proteins:
- a CDS encoding nucleotidyltransferase family protein, translated to MKILDEIKKTINEHKLYLEEKYNVKSMGIFGSYLRGEQSGQSDIDILIEFHNPVDLFEFIKLENYLSEILGVKVDLVMKDTLKPRIKDRILREAVNI